Proteins from one Fragaria vesca subsp. vesca linkage group LG6, FraVesHawaii_1.0, whole genome shotgun sequence genomic window:
- the LOC101305866 gene encoding potassium transporter 4-like, with product MEPDAATSTSRRPQLSWVNLSRNLLLAYQSLGVVYGDLSTSPLYVYTSTFLGKLQNHNNEEVIFGAFSLIFWTLTLLPLLKYVFILLSADDNGEGGTFALYSLLCRHAKFSLLPNQQAADEELSAYKYGPSSQVVASTPLKRFLEKHKRLRTALLVVVLLGASMVIGDGVLTPAISVLSSVSGLQVTAEKLTDAELLLLACVILVGLFALQHCGTHRVAFLFAPIVIIWLVSIFSIGLYNTIHWNPAIIRALSPHYIIKFFSATGKDGWISLGGILLSITGTEAMFADLGHFTALSIRIAFAFFVYPCLVVQYMGQAAFLSKHPNSIRYSFYDSIPGPVFWPIFVVATLASIVGSQAVITATFSIIKQCHALGCFPRVKVVHTSKHIYGQIYIPEINWILMILTLAITIGFQDTTLIGNAYGLACMMVMFVTTFLMALVIIFVWQKSVVVAALFLVFFWFIEGVYLSAALMKVPQGGWVPFVLSFIFMIVMYIWHYGTRRKYNYDLHNKVSLKWLLGLGPSLGIVRVPGIGLIYSELATGVPAIFSHFVTNLPAFHNVLVFVCVKSVPVPSVSPEERFLIGRICPRPYRMYRCIVRYGYKDIQRDDGDFENQLIQSIAEFIQMEAVEPQLSSSESSSLDGRMAVISTRTVQSSSSLIATEQEDFGVSDSIQSSKSLTLRSLGPVYDDENPQIRRRQVRFQLPSNPGMDHAVREELMDLIQAKEAGVAYIMGHSYVKARRSSSYFKKLVIDIGYSFLRKNCRGPSVALNIPHISLIEVGMIYYV from the exons CTTTCATGGGTCAATCTCTCCAGAAATCTGTTACTTGCATATCAGAGCCTTGGTGTGGTTTATGGGGACCTCAGTACTTCTCCTCTCTATGTTTATACTAGCACATTTCTAGGGAAGTTGCAGAACCATAACAATGAGGAAGTGATATTTGGTGCATTTTCCTTAATTTTCTGGACGCTTACACTGCTACCCTTGCTGAAGTATGTCTTTATCCTATTGAGTGCAGACGATAATGGTGAAG GTGGGACATTTGCTCTTTACTCATTGCTTTGCCGCCATGCAAAGTTTAGTTTACTTCCCAACCAACAAGCAGCTGATGAGGAACTCTCAGCCTACAAATATGGTCCCTCGTCACAGGTTGTAGCTTCTACCCCTTTGAAGAGATTTCTGGAAAAGCATAAAAGGTTACGAACAGCCCTACTGGTTGTGGTATTGTTAGGTGCTTCCATGGTCATAGGAGATGGCGTGCTCACTCCAGCAATTTCAG TTTTGTCATCAGTATCAGGGTTACAAGTTACAGCGGAGAAATTAACAGATG CTGAACTCCTCTTGCTTGCCTGTGTGATTTTGGTTGGACTGTTTGCTCTGCAGCATTGCGGTACCCACAGGGTAGCATTTCTGTTTGCACCAATTGTAATAATCTGGTTGGTATCGATATTTTCCATTGGGTTGTACAATACAATACATTGGAACCCAGCCATTATTCGTGCATTATCGCCCCATTACATAATCAAGTTTTTCAGTGCGACTGGTAAAGATGGTTGGATTTCTCTTGGTGGGATTCTTCTTTCCATAACAG GTACTGAAGCTATGTTTGCAGATCTTGGTCATTTCACTGCCTTATCGATAAGA ATTGCATTTGCATTCTTTGTCTATCCTTGTTTGGTAGTACAATACATGGGTCAAGCTGCTTTTCTATCTAAACATCCCAACTCCATTCGTTACAGTTTCTATGACTCAATACCTG GTCCAGTATTTTGGCCCATCTTTGTTGTTGCCACACTTGCATCCATTGTTGGGAGCCAGGCTGTCATAACTGCCACCTTTTCCATCATCAAGCAATGTCATGCCCTTGGTTGCTTCCCTCGAGTCAAAGTTGTCCACACCTCAAAACATATATACGGGCAGATCTATATTCCAGAAATAAATTGGATACTCATGATTCTTACGCTAGCCATAACTATTGGATTTCAAGACACGACTTTAATCGGAAATGCTTATG GGCTTGCTTGCATGATGGTTATGTTTGTCACAACATTCCTTATGGCACTTGTAATAATCTTTGTTTGGCAGAAAAGTGTGGTTGTGGCTGCACTTTTCCTGGTCTTCTTCTGGTTCATTGAGGGAGTCTACTTATCAGCAGCACTCATGAAAGTTCCCCAGGGAGGATGGGTTCCTTTTGTGCTGTCATTCATATTCATGATTGTCATGTATATCTGGCACTATGGTACACGGAGGAAGTATAACTATGATCTGCACAACAAAGTTTCCTTAAAATGGTTACTTGGCCTTGGCCCCAGCCTTGGTATAGTCCGCGTGCCTGGGATAGGCCTCATATACTCAGAGTTGGCAACAGGAGTTCCCGCAATATTTTCTCACTTTGTAACAAATCTTCCTGCCTTCCACAACGTCTTGGTTTTTGTTTGTGTAAAATCAGTTCCAGTTCCAAGTGTTTCACCTGAAGAGCGATTCCTCATTGGCCGGATATGTCCAAGACCTTATCGTATGTATAGGTGCATCGTGAGGTACGGGTACAAGGACATTCAGCGGGATGACGGGGACTTTGAGAACCAGCTCATACAAAGTATAGCAGAGTTCATCCAGATGGAAGCCGTGGAACCACAATTGTCAAGCTCTGAGAGCTCATCATTGGATGGAAGAATGGCTGTTATAAGCACCAGAACAGTGCAATCAAGTTCAAGCTTAATAGCTACTGAGCAAGAGGATTTTGGTGTGAGCGACTCCATCCAAAGCAGCAAATCTTTAACCCTCCGGAGTCTGGGGCCAGTTTATGATGATGAGAATCCCCAAATAAGGAGACGCCAAGTCAGGTTTCAGTTACCCTCAAACCCTGGTATGGATCATGCAGTAAGGGAAGAGCTTATGGATTTGATCCAGGCCAAGGAAGCAGGGGTTGCTTATATAATGGGGCATTCCTATGTGAAGGCGAGGAGGTCATCTTCGTATTTTAAGAAACTAGTGATCGATATAGGGTATTCTTTTCTTAGGAAGAACTGCAGGGGTCCATCTGTGGCACTGAATATTCCTCACATCAGTCTTATTGAAGTTGGCATGATATACTATGTCTAA